The Candidatus Woesearchaeota archaeon genome has a window encoding:
- a CDS encoding transglycosylase domain-containing protein, which translates to MNIKQSASTAGKKLYTGAKRTAIAATAATVIGLPLEIEFGWMEYLASHSAIAIANTTAYFFGESPERPTITPSEIEKRIDARFDGIKENRDIIIHAADGTIIGEEYNLTKIILDAPSHVKWAFVAAEDRRFYDHYGWDPGSTAIAVAQNLIGKMRGTPVSRGASTITIQVADRVYPNQIYGGKNEMDSGAIPGFMKISWKADEWLSAAVLEEYKSKDQILVDYMNLMDFGYSGREGTSIKGIYSAAKYYFGKEPTELDYLESAFLAGIVQNPPRGQQAYNAFLKGDTDASSVQWATDRTEYVLSKLYELNFGRDDVVIPDREYTKALERLAHHDFDFKRNESKRIDPTVFGFTREVFTRAEGFMREATPLLPQDATVHFYTGIDLAVQTYAQEQMDKQCAALNKTLIGKDGKTKKGYENNPFNGTAVVLDTKTHDVLAMIDGCTTYKKDANGDSLLVDGKPIPELNWINRATEVFWDPGSSIKPIWDMIAFKHGISATDFTLKDEQRVYIVDGKRYTPGNFGGKHSGEKLNVTEATVDSVNSFFIELGFQLFNMLGERQLVKEFQSFGYDITDYQISYGIGAFQASATDIAGSYTVLETKGVATHYKYGLSDDINTQYIKKIGIDYTVDGQDKTLSLVPKGIDDVVTSKDVVDKTDTILDQVVERGTGQRAKRVDIDIHGKTGTAHSNVIFVGYAPQDDLLAVVMFGLEKPGKELPPTYQGGIHAAPVAANILEYTKKERGVQNGN; encoded by the coding sequence ATGAACATCAAACAATCTGCCAGCACCGCTGGAAAAAAATTGTACACAGGCGCGAAAAGAACTGCGATCGCCGCAACCGCCGCAACTGTTATTGGTCTTCCATTAGAGATTGAATTTGGCTGGATGGAGTATCTCGCAAGTCACAGCGCAATTGCTATTGCAAACACAACCGCGTATTTCTTTGGCGAGTCGCCAGAGCGACCAACGATCACTCCTTCAGAAATTGAAAAAAGGATTGATGCTCGCTTTGATGGCATTAAAGAGAATAGGGATATTATTATCCATGCGGCTGACGGAACAATTATTGGGGAAGAGTATAATCTTACAAAAATTATTCTTGACGCGCCTTCTCATGTGAAATGGGCGTTTGTCGCGGCAGAAGACAGAAGGTTTTATGATCATTATGGATGGGATCCTGGTTCCACTGCAATTGCTGTTGCGCAGAATCTTATTGGGAAAATGAGAGGAACACCTGTCTCTAGAGGAGCAAGCACTATCACTATTCAAGTTGCAGATCGTGTTTATCCTAACCAGATATACGGTGGAAAAAATGAGATGGATTCTGGCGCTATCCCTGGCTTCATGAAAATTTCATGGAAAGCAGATGAATGGCTCTCTGCTGCTGTGCTCGAAGAATACAAATCCAAGGATCAAATTTTAGTGGATTACATGAACCTAATGGATTTTGGTTATTCTGGACGAGAAGGCACTTCTATTAAAGGAATATATTCTGCTGCGAAATATTACTTTGGAAAAGAGCCAACAGAACTGGATTATCTTGAATCCGCTTTCCTTGCGGGTATTGTTCAAAATCCTCCTAGAGGTCAACAGGCATACAATGCGTTTCTTAAAGGCGATACAGACGCTTCTTCTGTTCAGTGGGCAACTGATAGGACAGAATATGTTCTTAGTAAATTGTATGAACTGAATTTTGGCAGAGACGATGTTGTTATTCCTGATCGTGAATATACCAAAGCGCTAGAGCGATTAGCGCATCACGATTTTGATTTTAAGAGAAATGAGTCCAAGCGAATTGATCCCACTGTTTTTGGATTTACAAGAGAAGTATTTACGCGCGCAGAAGGGTTCATGAGAGAAGCAACACCGCTTTTGCCACAAGACGCGACTGTTCATTTTTATACGGGCATTGATCTCGCTGTCCAAACATACGCGCAGGAACAAATGGACAAACAATGCGCTGCCCTCAACAAGACACTTATCGGAAAGGATGGAAAAACAAAAAAGGGGTATGAAAATAATCCTTTCAATGGCACAGCCGTTGTTTTAGACACAAAAACACACGATGTTCTCGCAATGATTGATGGGTGCACCACGTATAAAAAAGACGCGAATGGAGATTCTCTTCTTGTTGATGGAAAACCAATTCCAGAACTCAATTGGATAAACCGCGCAACTGAAGTATTCTGGGATCCAGGTTCTTCCATAAAACCAATTTGGGATATGATCGCGTTTAAACATGGCATCAGCGCAACTGACTTTACTCTCAAGGATGAACAGAGAGTTTACATTGTTGATGGAAAAAGATATACTCCTGGAAACTTTGGAGGAAAACACAGCGGAGAAAAGCTTAATGTGACAGAAGCGACTGTTGACTCCGTGAACAGCTTCTTTATTGAGCTTGGGTTTCAATTATTCAACATGCTTGGCGAACGACAATTGGTCAAGGAATTTCAATCGTTTGGATATGATATCACAGATTACCAAATCTCTTATGGCATTGGCGCGTTTCAGGCGTCCGCAACAGATATTGCGGGAAGTTATACTGTCCTTGAAACAAAAGGTGTCGCGACACATTACAAATATGGATTGAGCGATGACATTAACACGCAGTATATCAAAAAAATAGGCATTGACTATACTGTTGACGGTCAAGATAAAACACTCTCTCTTGTTCCCAAAGGAATAGATGACGTTGTCACTTCAAAGGATGTTGTTGATAAAACAGATACTATTCTTGATCAGGTTGTGGAACGGGGAACTGGTCAGCGAGCAAAAAGAGTTGACATTGATATTCATGGAAAAACAGGAACAGCGCATTCTAATGTTATCTTTGTTGGCTACGCTCCGCAAGATGATCTTCTTGCAGTTGTCATGTTTGGCTTGGAAAAACCAGGAAAAGAGTTGCCGCCAACATATCAAGGAGGAATACATGCGGCGCCCGTTGCTGCGAATATTTTAGAATATACAAAAAAAGAAAGAGGGGTTCAAAATGGGAATTGA